The Chanodichthys erythropterus isolate Z2021 chromosome 12, ASM2448905v1, whole genome shotgun sequence genome contains a region encoding:
- the LOC137032054 gene encoding monocyte to macrophage differentiation factor 2 isoform X2 codes for MKLVRFMNNRAPSNKRYQPTEYEHAANCATHALWIIPSIVGGILLYFLSDDHWEEISAWLYGAGLSSLFIISTVFHTVSWKKSHLRSVEHCFHMCDRMVIYFFIAASYTPWLTLRELGPWAAHMRWVVWVMASGGTAYVFFFHERFKVVELICYIAMGVFPALVILSMADRSGLCELLAGGGCYVLGMVFFKSDGIVPFAHAIWHLFVAMGAGIHYYAIWKYLYTPLNQPTSL; via the exons ATGAAACTTGTAAG atttatGAACAATCGTGCACCATCTAACAAGAGATATCAGCCAACGGAATATGAGCACGCTGCTAACTGCGCCACACATGCG CTCTGGATCATTCCCAGCATTGTGGGAGGGATCCTGTTGTACTTCTTATCTGATGACCACTGGGAGGAGATCTCAGCATGGCTTTATGGGGCAGGACTATCAAGTCTTTTCATCATATCCACAGTTTTCCATACCGTCTCCTGGAAAAAGAGTCATCTCCG ATCGGTTGAACACTGTTTCCACATGTGCGACAGGATGGTGATCTATTTCTTCATTGCTGCATCGTACACACCTTG GCTGACGCTGCGGGAGCTCGGTCCATGGGCTGCCCACATGCGTTGGGTTGTCTGGGTCATGGCCTCTGGAGGAACTGCCTATGTATTCTTCTTCCATGAAAG GTTTAAAGTTGTAGAGCTGATTTGTTACATAGCAATGGGTGTTTTTCCCGCCCTTGTCATTCTCTCTATG GCGGACAGGTCAGGTCTGTGTGAGCTGTTGGCTGGTGGCGGGTGTTATGTGTTGGGCATGGTGTTCTTTAAAAGCGATGGAATAGTGCCCTTTGCTCACGCTATATGGCACCTCTTTGTTGCAATGGGAGCAGGCATCCATTACTATGCCATCTGGAAGTACCTGTACACACCTCTCAATCAACCAACCA GTCTTTAA
- the LOC137032054 gene encoding monocyte to macrophage differentiation factor 2 isoform X1, whose translation MKLVRFMNNRAPSNKRYQPTEYEHAANCATHALWIIPSIVGGILLYFLSDDHWEEISAWLYGAGLSSLFIISTVFHTVSWKKSHLRSVEHCFHMCDRMVIYFFIAASYTPWLTLRELGPWAAHMRWVVWVMASGGTAYVFFFHERFKVVELICYIAMGVFPALVILSMADRSGLCELLAGGGCYVLGMVFFKSDGIVPFAHAIWHLFVAMGAGIHYYAIWKYLYTPLNQPTSTAR comes from the exons ATGAAACTTGTAAG atttatGAACAATCGTGCACCATCTAACAAGAGATATCAGCCAACGGAATATGAGCACGCTGCTAACTGCGCCACACATGCG CTCTGGATCATTCCCAGCATTGTGGGAGGGATCCTGTTGTACTTCTTATCTGATGACCACTGGGAGGAGATCTCAGCATGGCTTTATGGGGCAGGACTATCAAGTCTTTTCATCATATCCACAGTTTTCCATACCGTCTCCTGGAAAAAGAGTCATCTCCG ATCGGTTGAACACTGTTTCCACATGTGCGACAGGATGGTGATCTATTTCTTCATTGCTGCATCGTACACACCTTG GCTGACGCTGCGGGAGCTCGGTCCATGGGCTGCCCACATGCGTTGGGTTGTCTGGGTCATGGCCTCTGGAGGAACTGCCTATGTATTCTTCTTCCATGAAAG GTTTAAAGTTGTAGAGCTGATTTGTTACATAGCAATGGGTGTTTTTCCCGCCCTTGTCATTCTCTCTATG GCGGACAGGTCAGGTCTGTGTGAGCTGTTGGCTGGTGGCGGGTGTTATGTGTTGGGCATGGTGTTCTTTAAAAGCGATGGAATAGTGCCCTTTGCTCACGCTATATGGCACCTCTTTGTTGCAATGGGAGCAGGCATCCATTACTATGCCATCTGGAAGTACCTGTACACACCTCTCAATCAACCAACCAGTACGGCCCGGTGA
- the LOC137032054 gene encoding monocyte to macrophage differentiation factor 2 isoform X3 gives MNNRAPSNKRYQPTEYEHAANCATHALWIIPSIVGGILLYFLSDDHWEEISAWLYGAGLSSLFIISTVFHTVSWKKSHLRSVEHCFHMCDRMVIYFFIAASYTPWLTLRELGPWAAHMRWVVWVMASGGTAYVFFFHERFKVVELICYIAMGVFPALVILSMADRSGLCELLAGGGCYVLGMVFFKSDGIVPFAHAIWHLFVAMGAGIHYYAIWKYLYTPLNQPTSTAR, from the exons atGAACAATCGTGCACCATCTAACAAGAGATATCAGCCAACGGAATATGAGCACGCTGCTAACTGCGCCACACATGCG CTCTGGATCATTCCCAGCATTGTGGGAGGGATCCTGTTGTACTTCTTATCTGATGACCACTGGGAGGAGATCTCAGCATGGCTTTATGGGGCAGGACTATCAAGTCTTTTCATCATATCCACAGTTTTCCATACCGTCTCCTGGAAAAAGAGTCATCTCCG ATCGGTTGAACACTGTTTCCACATGTGCGACAGGATGGTGATCTATTTCTTCATTGCTGCATCGTACACACCTTG GCTGACGCTGCGGGAGCTCGGTCCATGGGCTGCCCACATGCGTTGGGTTGTCTGGGTCATGGCCTCTGGAGGAACTGCCTATGTATTCTTCTTCCATGAAAG GTTTAAAGTTGTAGAGCTGATTTGTTACATAGCAATGGGTGTTTTTCCCGCCCTTGTCATTCTCTCTATG GCGGACAGGTCAGGTCTGTGTGAGCTGTTGGCTGGTGGCGGGTGTTATGTGTTGGGCATGGTGTTCTTTAAAAGCGATGGAATAGTGCCCTTTGCTCACGCTATATGGCACCTCTTTGTTGCAATGGGAGCAGGCATCCATTACTATGCCATCTGGAAGTACCTGTACACACCTCTCAATCAACCAACCAGTACGGCCCGGTGA